One Eurosta solidaginis isolate ZX-2024a chromosome 5, ASM4086904v1, whole genome shotgun sequence DNA segment encodes these proteins:
- the Rexo5 gene encoding RNA exonuclease 5, giving the protein MKAFLTKREERKEKKKQKLLALAKMVQLNDSDRRETAINQLAAQTGEIVSPNDDDGFVKVTHKKKPKSIKPAVTVPEPLTATEDGPQTKRAKLAKTESIDESNSDTATDSTTEEHQRLKLQLTEEQYKDLRRQLRQRRRELENVPMLRLREFGQRASIDMPQEQRIPIFLTDIQHLLMKALIGKKSPCTPDRWCFLEKPLRLSHSVVLILEGLSLYHYLSNESKFEQTNKIFQTRLEIVLPPLKEGSIIEEMAQVPLTNVQAHKLIEEHGSLESAVEMIKDPTLLVKAIFPVIEDGTPAETQKNTLPTGEKFPRTKLLLSALQMVDEGYPMPLRGELSERFKGYVFTKDNYAPVTDQSPMFGVDCEMCKTIVGHNELTRISIVNEKFETIYETLVMPTNKIVDYLTPYSGITPDIMNAVTKNIKDVQNEVRELLPPDAILVGQSLNFDLNAMQMMHPYVIDTSMCFNLTGIRRRKTKLQTLAMTFLKEAIQENLDGHDSVEDSLASLKLVKKKLENGLEYGDEILTQKKRIHDIMRLAGGDSIKNNLLAHASKRDKKTAIITKGSLHQQMKDIIVKAEEHTISDTLKSVSLFELDTNKRAINKAREIALEHSLTITNLRLCIEDFRPDNTDKTVTKLDKWIDKLWQTVAHNGMFLVLMGGSSECPSGVAKIAIKKNAIAAAAEMAATTPINF; this is encoded by the exons ATGAAAGCATTTTTAACAAAACGAGAGGAgcgtaaagaaaagaaaaaacagaAGCTATTGGCGCTGGCTAAGATGGTGCAACTGAATGATAGTGACCGTCGAGAGACTGCAATAAATCAACTTGCTGCGCAGACTGGCGAAATTGTTTCGCCCAATGACGACGATGGATTTGTAAAG GTCACACATAAAAAGAAACCCAAATCGATAAAGCCAGCCGTCACAGTGCCGGAACCACTAACAGCTACAGAGGATGGACCACAAACAAAACGTGCCAAACTAGCAAAAACTGAGAGCATTGACGAAAGTAACAGCGATACTGCCACAGACTCAACCACAGAAGAACATCAAAGGCTTAAATTACAATTAACAGAAGAGCAATATAAAGATTTACGTCGACAATTGCGACAACGTAGGCGTGAACTTGAAAATGTGCCCATGTTGAGATTACGCGAATTTGGTCAGCGTGCATCAATTGATATGCCACAAGAGCAACGTATACCCATATTTTTAACAGATATACAACATTTACTAATGAAGGCATTAATTGGTAAGAAATCACCATGTACACCTGATCGTTGGTGTTTCTTGGAAAAACCATTACGCTTGTCGCATAGTGTTGTACTGATATTAGAAGGTCTTTCCCTATACCACTACTTATCAAATGAAAGTAAATTCgagcaaacaaataaaatatttcaaacacGTTTAGAAATTGTGTTACCACCATTGAAAGAAGGTTCTATTATAGAGGAAATGGCACAAGTGCCATTAACAAATGTGCAAGCGCATAAATTAATTGAAGAACATGGTTCTTTGGAATCGGCTGTTGAAATGATTAAAGATCCCACTTTGCTAGTAAAGGCTATATTTCCAGTTATTGAAGATGGTACCCCCGCTGAAACGCAAAAAAATACATTGCCTACGGGTGAAAAATTTCCTCGTACAAAACTATTGCTTTCTGCACTACAAATGGTTGATGAAGGTTATCCAATGCCTTTACGTGGTGAATTGAGTGAACGCTTTAAAGGTTACGTTTTCACTAAGGATAATTACGCACCTGTCACAGATCAAAGCCCTATGTTTGGTGTTGATTGTGAAATGTGTAAGACGATAGTTGGTCATAACGAGCTTACGCGTATCTCTATTGTAAATGAGAAATTTGAAACTATATATGAAACGTTGGTAATGCCAACAAACAAAATTGTAGATTATTTAACACCTTATTCTGGAATTACACCAGATATAATGAATGCGGTAACGAAAAATATCAAAGATGTACAAAATGAAGTACGTGAACTGCTGCCACCAGATGCAATTTTGGTTGGTCAATCTCTAAATTTCGACTTGAATGCAATGCAAATGATGCATCCCTATGTGATTGATACGAGTATGTGCTTCAATTTAACTGGTATACGTCGGCGTAAGACGAAGCTGCAAACACTAGCTATGACATTTTTGAAAGAGGCTATACAAGAAAATTTAGACG GTCACGATTCCGTCGAAGATTCCTTGGCCAGTTTAAAGTTGGTCAAAAAGAAATTAGAAAACGGCTTAGAATATGGTGATGAAATATTAACACAAAAGAAACGTATACACGATATAATGCGTTTGGCTGGTGGTGATAGTATAAAAAACAATCTATTAGCGCACGCTTCAAAACGTGATAAAAAAACTGCCATCATCACAAAAGGATCACTACACcaacaaatgaaagatattaTAGTGAAAGCTGAAGAGCATACCATAAGTGATACATTGAAAAGTGTTTCCCTATTTGAATTAGACACAAATAAGCGCGCAATCAATAAGGCCCGAGAAATAGCGTTGGAACATTCTCTAACCATTACAAATCTGCGATTATGCATTGAAGACTTTCGACCTGATAATACTGATAAAACTGTAACGAAACTTGATAAATGGATTGACAAATTGTGGCAGACTGTAGCGCATAATGGTATGTTTTTAGTTTTAATGGGCGGTTCGTCCGAGTGTCCCAGTGGTGTAGCAAAAATTGCTATCAAGAAAAATGCGATTGCAGCTGCTGCTGAAATGGCAGCAACAACACCAATTAACTTCTAA